A window of the Mesorhizobium opportunistum WSM2075 genome harbors these coding sequences:
- a CDS encoding aldehyde dehydrogenase: MITQNAIDILRKAEIGARGLFIDGAQAEATGGATLPVISPIDGRPFASIADGNAADVDRAVQAARKAFEKGSWSRAAPAFRKKVLTRLAELVEKHIDELAVLGVRDNGTEIGMAYKAEPLSAAGTIRYYAEAIDKVYGEIAPTAENVLGLIHKEPLGVVGVIVPWNFPLMIGAWKIAPALAAGNCVVVKPPEIASLTLLRLAELAAEAGLPAGVLNVVTGRGAAAGEALGLHMDVDAIAFTGSGPVGRRLLDYSARSNLKRVFLELGGKSPNIVFADAPDLKQAAVVSANGIFRNSGQVCVAGSRLLVQASVYDRFMDELLSATTRLRVGDPLDLASDVGAVSSAEQLDKNLGFVAKAAEEGARLVTGGERILTETGGSYMAPTIFENVTQDMQLAREEVFGPVLGVMRFETEEEAVRLANSTVYGLASAVWTSNLSTAHRMVRAINAGVVHVNTYGGADITVPLGGVKQSGFGRDKSLHALEKYLELKTAWIAL, translated from the coding sequence ATGATCACCCAGAATGCCATCGATATCCTGCGCAAGGCCGAGATCGGCGCGCGTGGCCTGTTCATCGATGGCGCGCAGGCCGAGGCGACAGGCGGCGCGACCCTGCCCGTGATATCGCCGATCGACGGCCGGCCTTTTGCCAGCATCGCCGACGGCAATGCCGCCGATGTCGATCGCGCGGTCCAGGCGGCGCGCAAAGCATTCGAGAAGGGCTCCTGGTCGCGCGCGGCACCCGCCTTTCGCAAGAAAGTGCTGACCAGGCTCGCCGAGCTGGTCGAAAAGCACATCGATGAACTGGCTGTGCTCGGCGTGCGCGACAATGGCACCGAAATCGGCATGGCCTACAAGGCCGAACCGCTGTCGGCGGCCGGGACCATCCGCTATTACGCCGAGGCGATCGACAAGGTCTATGGCGAGATCGCGCCGACGGCCGAGAATGTGCTGGGGCTGATCCACAAGGAGCCGCTCGGCGTCGTCGGTGTCATCGTGCCGTGGAATTTCCCGCTGATGATCGGCGCCTGGAAGATCGCCCCGGCGCTCGCCGCCGGCAATTGCGTGGTGGTCAAGCCGCCGGAGATCGCGTCGCTGACGCTGCTACGGCTGGCGGAACTGGCCGCCGAGGCCGGCTTGCCCGCCGGCGTGCTCAACGTCGTGACCGGCCGTGGCGCGGCTGCCGGCGAAGCGCTCGGCCTGCATATGGATGTCGACGCCATCGCCTTCACCGGCTCCGGGCCGGTCGGCCGGCGGCTGCTCGACTATTCCGCCCGTTCCAACCTCAAGCGTGTCTTCCTCGAACTCGGCGGCAAGTCGCCCAACATCGTCTTTGCCGATGCCCCCGACCTGAAACAGGCGGCGGTGGTCTCTGCCAACGGCATCTTCCGCAATTCCGGCCAGGTGTGCGTCGCCGGCTCGCGCCTGCTCGTCCAGGCGTCGGTCTATGACCGCTTCATGGACGAACTTCTCTCGGCAACCACGCGGCTTAGGGTCGGCGATCCGCTCGATCTCGCAAGCGACGTCGGCGCGGTGTCGAGCGCCGAGCAATTGGACAAGAACCTCGGCTTCGTCGCCAAGGCCGCCGAAGAAGGCGCCCGGCTGGTCACCGGCGGCGAGCGCATACTGACCGAGACCGGAGGCAGCTACATGGCGCCGACGATCTTCGAGAATGTGACACAGGACATGCAGCTTGCCCGCGAGGAAGTGTTCGGACCGGTGCTCGGCGTGATGCGATTCGAGACCGAGGAGGAGGCGGTGCGGCTTGCCAATTCGACCGTCTACGGGCTTGCCTCGGCCGTGTGGACATCAAATCTTTCCACCGCGCATCGCATGGTGCGCGCCATCAATGCCGGCGTCGTCCACGTCAACACCTATGGCGGCGCCGACATCACCGTACCGCTCGGCGGCGTCAAGCAATCCGGCTTCGGCCGCGACAAGTCGCTGCACGCGCTGGAGAAATATCTCGAGTTGAAGACCGCCTGGATCGCGCTTTGA
- a CDS encoding MetQ/NlpA family lipoprotein, with amino-acid sequence MSDVNNTSPASPWSTLNRRNGLALLFASAVAIGGLMAPHASFAEDKKAIKVGIISGEDEDVWRVVVAQAAEKGLTIETVVFNDYTQPNEALERGEIDANAFQHQPYLDNQIKTQGYHIVRVGYTGVWPIGLYSKKYKAVADLPEGAVIGVPNDPSNEGRALRVLQNEGVIKLKDGTGILATTADIAENPKKVEIKELDAGIVGRSVEDLDAAVVNTDWALKSGLTPENRIAQEPIADNPYRNFIAVKVGNENEAWVKTLVASYQNEAVKSEFDKVYKGTGLSAY; translated from the coding sequence ATGTCCGACGTCAACAACACTTCGCCAGCTTCCCCTTGGTCAACCCTCAACCGGCGCAATGGCCTTGCTCTGCTGTTCGCATCGGCGGTGGCGATCGGCGGCCTGATGGCTCCCCATGCCTCCTTCGCCGAGGACAAGAAGGCGATCAAGGTCGGCATCATCAGCGGCGAGGACGAGGATGTCTGGCGCGTCGTCGTCGCCCAGGCCGCCGAAAAGGGCCTCACCATCGAGACCGTGGTGTTCAACGACTATACCCAGCCCAACGAGGCGCTGGAGCGCGGCGAGATCGACGCCAACGCCTTCCAGCACCAGCCCTATCTCGACAACCAGATCAAGACCCAGGGCTACCATATCGTGCGCGTCGGCTATACCGGCGTCTGGCCGATCGGCCTTTATTCCAAGAAGTACAAAGCGGTCGCCGACCTGCCCGAAGGCGCGGTCATCGGCGTGCCGAACGACCCGTCCAATGAAGGCCGCGCGCTGCGGGTGCTGCAGAACGAGGGCGTGATCAAGCTGAAGGACGGCACCGGCATTCTCGCCACCACCGCCGACATCGCGGAAAACCCCAAGAAGGTCGAGATCAAGGAGCTTGACGCCGGCATCGTCGGCCGCTCGGTCGAGGATCTCGACGCGGCCGTGGTCAACACCGACTGGGCGCTGAAAAGCGGCCTGACGCCGGAAAACCGCATTGCGCAAGAGCCGATCGCCGACAACCCGTACCGCAACTTCATCGCGGTCAAGGTCGGCAATGAGAACGAGGCCTGGGTGAAGACGCTGGTCGCCTCCTACCAGAACGAGGCCGTGAAATCCGAGTTCGACAAGGTCTACAAGGGCACCGGCCTCAGCGCTTATTGA
- a CDS encoding methionine ABC transporter ATP-binding protein, which produces MNQHFTETTEAMDRPGAPPQDVVRLVDLKRRFGATAALDGISLTVRKGEILGIIGRSGAGKSTLIRCLNGLERPDSGQVFIEGREISRLGERDLQPLRRRIGMIFQHFNLLSAKTVEDNVALPLKIEGRSKAERLARAAELLDLVGLSEKAKAYPASLSGGQKQRVGIARALAARPALLLSDEATSALDPETTRSILALLKDINRQLGLTILLITHEMEVIRSIADRVAVIDAGRIVEEGPVWSVFADPRSDITRSLLGAIRPQLPAELAARLLPSAGADTILRVDVAGDAARGPLLSDLAATVPGAFRLIHGGIDHVQQQPVGTLFLSVPGNDAGHLAEVITFLKSRQARVEVLGHVADPV; this is translated from the coding sequence ATGAACCAGCATTTCACCGAAACCACCGAGGCCATGGATCGACCTGGCGCACCGCCGCAGGACGTGGTGCGTCTTGTCGACCTGAAGCGCCGTTTCGGTGCCACGGCGGCGCTCGACGGCATCTCACTGACGGTACGCAAGGGCGAGATCCTCGGCATCATCGGCCGCAGCGGCGCCGGCAAATCGACACTGATCCGCTGCCTGAACGGTCTGGAGCGGCCCGATTCCGGTCAAGTGTTCATCGAAGGCCGCGAGATCAGCCGGCTCGGCGAGCGCGACCTGCAGCCGCTGCGCCGGCGTATCGGCATGATCTTCCAGCATTTCAACCTTTTGTCAGCCAAGACCGTCGAGGACAATGTCGCGCTGCCGCTGAAGATCGAGGGCCGCTCGAAAGCGGAACGGCTCGCGCGAGCGGCCGAACTGCTCGACCTCGTCGGCCTGTCGGAAAAGGCCAAAGCCTATCCGGCGTCGCTGTCGGGCGGACAGAAGCAGCGCGTCGGCATCGCCCGGGCGCTGGCCGCACGGCCGGCGCTGCTGTTGTCGGACGAAGCCACCTCGGCGCTCGACCCGGAAACGACACGCTCCATTCTCGCGCTGCTCAAGGACATCAACCGGCAGCTTGGCCTGACCATCCTTTTGATCACCCATGAGATGGAGGTGATCCGCTCGATCGCCGACCGCGTGGCGGTGATCGACGCCGGGCGCATCGTCGAGGAAGGGCCGGTCTGGTCGGTGTTCGCCGATCCGCGCTCGGACATCACAAGAAGCCTGCTTGGCGCGATCCGGCCGCAATTGCCGGCCGAACTCGCAGCGCGACTGCTTCCGTCAGCCGGCGCCGACACCATCCTGCGCGTCGATGTCGCCGGCGACGCCGCACGCGGGCCGTTGCTGTCCGATCTCGCGGCAACGGTGCCAGGTGCGTTCCGTCTTATCCACGGCGGCATCGACCATGTCCAGCAGCAGCCCGTCGGCACGCTGTTCCTTTCCGTCCCCGGCAATGATGCAGGGCATCTCGCCGAGGTGATCACATTTCTGAAATCCCGCCAGGCGCGGGTGGAGGTGCTTGGCCATGTCGCCGATCCTGTTTGA
- a CDS encoding methionine ABC transporter permease: MSPILFELLLRSIWETVLMTAASGLISLVFGLPLGLALIATERGGLAESLWVNRVLGAVINGFRSVPFIILLVALIPLTRLIVGTSIGTWAAIVPLSIAATPYYARIAEVSLREVDHGLIEAARAMGGNRWTIIREVLVPEALPGIVAGFTVTLVTLIGASAMAGAIGAGGLGDLAIRYGYQRFETSVMIAVVIVLIILVCGIQWAGDRLVARLDRRG, from the coding sequence ATGTCGCCGATCCTGTTTGAGCTTCTGCTGCGGTCGATCTGGGAGACGGTGCTGATGACGGCCGCCTCCGGCCTGATCTCGCTGGTGTTCGGCCTGCCGCTGGGGCTGGCCTTGATCGCCACCGAACGCGGCGGCCTCGCCGAAAGCCTGTGGGTCAACCGCGTGCTCGGCGCCGTCATCAACGGTTTCCGCTCGGTGCCCTTCATCATCCTTCTGGTGGCGCTGATCCCGCTGACCCGGCTGATCGTCGGCACCTCGATCGGCACATGGGCGGCCATCGTGCCGCTGTCGATCGCGGCCACGCCCTACTATGCGCGCATCGCCGAAGTGTCGCTGCGCGAAGTCGACCATGGCCTGATCGAGGCGGCCCGCGCCATGGGCGGTAACCGCTGGACGATCATCCGCGAGGTGCTGGTGCCCGAAGCCCTGCCCGGCATCGTCGCCGGTTTCACGGTGACCTTGGTGACGCTGATCGGCGCCTCGGCGATGGCCGGAGCCATCGGTGCCGGCGGCCTCGGCGACCTCGCTATCCGCTACGGCTACCAGCGGTTCGAGACTTCGGTGATGATCGCCGTGGTCATCGTGCTGATCATCCTGGTATGCGGCATCCAGTGGGCGGGCGACCGGCTGGTGGCGCGGCTGGATCGGCGGGGATGA
- a CDS encoding Fic/DOC family protein gives MAYVAEFDPLCYPGTTVLINLLDIRDQTELDEVELAPFLTRADEPLPAGELDYPHYRSLHRHLFQDVYAWAGQPRTIRIGKGGSWFCYPEHIATEMARVFGELGNPDRLADLDSVGFSGHAAHIVAEINAVHPFRRQRPNPTHLPRDARRARGPDIQCRHP, from the coding sequence TTGGCCTACGTCGCCGAGTTCGATCCGCTCTGCTATCCCGGCACGACGGTGCTCATCAATTTGCTGGACATTCGTGACCAGACCGAACTCGATGAGGTCGAGCTCGCTCCGTTCTTGACACGCGCTGACGAACCTCTTCCGGCAGGCGAACTGGACTATCCTCATTATCGCAGTCTGCACCGGCATCTGTTCCAGGACGTGTATGCCTGGGCCGGTCAGCCGCGCACCATCCGCATCGGAAAGGGCGGCAGCTGGTTCTGTTATCCCGAGCACATCGCGACTGAGATGGCGCGGGTGTTCGGCGAACTCGGCAATCCCGACCGTTTAGCCGACCTAGACAGCGTCGGCTTTTCCGGGCACGCCGCCCACATCGTCGCGGAGATCAATGCCGTGCATCCGTTTCGAAGGCAACGGCCGAACCCAACTCACCTTCCTCGCGATGCTCGCCGAGCACGCGGGCCTGACATTCAATGCAGACATCCTTGA
- a CDS encoding aminomethyltransferase family protein — protein sequence MAERRSPFYSSIVGLGATMGRVGGDFISAKYYSGIADEHLNTRKNVGVQDLSTMGKMDIKGPDAEALVNHVIVNDAAAMKPGQVRYSTVCREDGGILDDLTVFRLGTEHFMLVTGSVNRLKMLPWLLHHAEGRKAYVTDITAAVPFPTIQGPRSRDLLKALVRDADLDGLKRWAFTSGRVGETKVLISRTGVTGELGFELFVPADEAASVWERLMQAGRDFGLKPYGVLAMFTLGLEKAYPAHGIDMDESRTPFHVGLDRWIKFDKGDFIGREALLKVRDKGLDERWTGLVLDGDKPATTDARVMADGEDAGIVTYSDHGYSLGKVLATAHLRLPFTAIGTELSIEIEGKPTRAVVAPMPFFDPEGARLRG from the coding sequence TTGGCTGAGCGGCGCTCCCCCTTCTACAGCAGCATCGTCGGATTGGGCGCGACTATGGGTCGGGTCGGTGGCGATTTCATCTCGGCCAAATATTATTCCGGCATCGCCGACGAGCACCTGAACACACGCAAGAATGTCGGCGTGCAGGATCTCAGCACCATGGGCAAGATGGACATCAAGGGGCCGGACGCCGAGGCGCTGGTCAACCATGTCATCGTCAACGATGCCGCGGCCATGAAGCCGGGCCAGGTGCGCTACTCCACGGTCTGCCGCGAGGATGGCGGCATCCTGGACGACCTCACCGTGTTCCGACTGGGGACCGAGCATTTCATGCTGGTGACCGGCTCGGTCAACCGGTTGAAGATGCTGCCCTGGCTGCTGCATCATGCCGAAGGACGCAAGGCCTATGTCACCGATATCACCGCAGCGGTCCCCTTCCCGACTATCCAGGGCCCACGCTCACGCGACCTGTTGAAAGCGCTGGTTAGGGATGCCGATCTGGACGGGCTGAAGCGCTGGGCGTTCACCTCGGGGCGCGTCGGGGAGACCAAGGTGCTGATCTCGCGCACCGGAGTCACCGGCGAACTCGGCTTCGAACTCTTCGTGCCGGCCGACGAGGCGGCCTCGGTCTGGGAAAGGCTGATGCAGGCCGGGCGGGACTTCGGCCTGAAACCCTATGGCGTGCTGGCGATGTTCACGCTCGGTCTGGAAAAGGCCTATCCGGCGCATGGCATCGACATGGATGAGAGCCGCACGCCGTTCCATGTCGGCCTCGACCGCTGGATCAAGTTCGACAAGGGCGATTTCATCGGCCGCGAGGCCCTGCTCAAGGTCCGAGACAAGGGCCTCGACGAACGCTGGACCGGATTGGTCCTCGATGGGGATAAGCCAGCCACGACGGATGCCAGGGTGATGGCCGATGGCGAGGACGCCGGCATCGTCACCTACAGCGATCATGGCTATTCCCTCGGCAAGGTACTGGCGACGGCGCATCTGCGGCTGCCCTTCACCGCCATCGGCACCGAACTGAGCATCGAGATAGAGGGCAAGCCGACGCGCGCGGTGGTGGCGCCGATGCCTTTCTTCGATCCGGAAGGGGCGAGGCTGAGGGGCTAG
- a CDS encoding ABC transporter substrate-binding protein — translation MRLFGRFVLAASVALTLAAGAASAQDNKLRIGTEGAYPPFNYANADGTLGGFDIDLGKALCAEMKADCEFTVQDFDGSIPALQAGKFDAIINITITPERAEKVEFTRKYYQTPPAIAVPKDSPIAGTSPEDLRGKALGVQTATIHQKFAEQKYAGSTVKAYPTGDDARTDMANGRLDAMMDGSIILTEWLKKPDGACCKLLGTLTADPAIHGPGVGIALQKGNKELADKFNAAIDALRAAGKYKEINDKYFSFDVYGN, via the coding sequence ATGCGTCTTTTCGGTCGTTTCGTGCTTGCCGCTTCCGTCGCTCTCACCCTCGCCGCGGGCGCCGCTTCCGCCCAGGACAACAAACTCAGGATCGGTACCGAGGGCGCCTATCCGCCCTTCAACTATGCCAATGCCGACGGCACGCTCGGCGGCTTCGACATCGATCTAGGCAAGGCGCTGTGCGCCGAGATGAAAGCCGATTGCGAATTCACGGTGCAGGATTTCGACGGCTCGATTCCCGCGCTCCAGGCCGGCAAGTTCGACGCCATCATCAACATCACCATCACGCCCGAGCGGGCCGAGAAGGTCGAGTTCACCCGCAAATACTACCAGACGCCGCCGGCCATCGCGGTGCCGAAGGATTCGCCCATCGCGGGCACCTCGCCCGAAGATCTGAGAGGCAAGGCGCTCGGCGTGCAGACCGCCACCATCCATCAGAAATTCGCCGAGCAGAAATACGCAGGCTCGACCGTCAAGGCCTATCCGACCGGCGACGACGCCCGCACCGACATGGCCAACGGCCGGCTCGACGCGATGATGGATGGCTCGATCATCCTGACCGAATGGCTGAAGAAGCCCGACGGCGCCTGCTGCAAGCTGCTCGGCACGCTGACAGCCGATCCGGCCATTCACGGACCCGGCGTCGGCATCGCGTTGCAGAAGGGCAACAAGGAGTTGGCCGACAAGTTCAATGCAGCCATCGACGCGCTGCGCGCCGCCGGAAAGTACAAGGAAATCAACGACAAGTACTTTTCGTTCGACGTCTACGGGAATTGA
- a CDS encoding hydantoinase B/oxoprolinase family protein, translating into MAKLDAITLSVLQAALQQVCDEMDLTFSRAAFSPVIAEANDRSDGIYSAVDGSLIAQGSQGLPVFVGVMQYSTRTVIGMIADGRCLAPEPGDIYIVNDPYLGGTHLMDVRFVMPVYRAGEIFCWLSNTGHWPDIGGSVPGGFSASATAVEQEGLRLPPVKLFKKGVLDPEIYAIICSNIRVADQRIGDIRAQAAALLIGQDRLNGILDRYGDETVVEAIAELRRRAAEQMRANIAAIPDGTYRSRAFVDSDGVVNEPLTIALAVEKKGDTLTFDFAGSSQPCAGPMNSVLATTLSSVYLAMRHIFPDVPISAGAFEPLIVKRPEGTFLDARYPRPVSGCAAEVSQRIAEAVFAAMVQALPDKVTAAPAGSSGNFALGGNDPARGRDYVMYQISGGGYGGNSGHDGLTNGCSTIGISKSPPVEIMEQAFPVLYRHYALREGSGGAGKHRGGFGLAYEVEILRGDARASFVMDHGRFGPQGALGGSDGEPNTVTVFRNGEEHVPPHLSKEQDIPLKAGDRVRVGTPGGGGYGDPFQRDADQVQRDVALGYYTPKEASQKFGVALSANDLSVDRKATEAQRAG; encoded by the coding sequence ATGGCAAAGCTCGACGCCATCACGCTCTCGGTTTTGCAGGCCGCCTTGCAGCAGGTCTGCGACGAGATGGACCTGACCTTCTCCCGCGCCGCCTTCTCGCCCGTCATCGCCGAGGCCAATGATCGCTCGGACGGCATCTATTCGGCGGTCGACGGCTCGCTGATCGCGCAGGGGTCGCAGGGCCTGCCGGTGTTCGTCGGCGTCATGCAATATTCGACCAGGACGGTGATCGGGATGATCGCCGACGGCCGCTGCCTGGCCCCGGAGCCGGGCGACATCTACATCGTCAACGACCCTTATCTCGGCGGCACGCATCTGATGGATGTGCGCTTCGTCATGCCTGTCTACCGGGCGGGAGAAATCTTCTGCTGGCTGTCCAACACCGGCCATTGGCCCGACATTGGCGGCTCCGTGCCCGGCGGCTTCTCGGCTTCGGCCACTGCCGTCGAACAGGAAGGCCTGCGGCTGCCGCCCGTAAAACTGTTCAAGAAAGGCGTGCTCGATCCCGAGATCTACGCCATCATTTGCTCCAACATCCGCGTCGCCGACCAGCGCATCGGCGACATCCGGGCCCAGGCCGCGGCATTGCTGATCGGCCAGGACCGGCTCAACGGAATCCTGGATCGTTACGGTGACGAAACCGTTGTCGAGGCGATCGCCGAGCTGCGCCGCCGTGCCGCCGAACAGATGCGCGCCAACATAGCGGCCATTCCCGACGGTACCTACCGCTCCAGGGCCTTCGTTGATTCTGATGGGGTGGTCAACGAACCGCTGACCATCGCGCTCGCGGTCGAGAAGAAGGGCGATACGCTGACCTTCGATTTCGCCGGCTCGTCACAGCCGTGCGCCGGGCCGATGAACAGCGTTCTGGCGACGACGTTGTCCTCGGTCTATCTCGCCATGCGCCACATTTTCCCCGACGTGCCGATCAGTGCCGGCGCCTTCGAGCCGCTGATCGTCAAGCGGCCGGAAGGCACCTTCCTCGACGCCAGATATCCGCGCCCCGTGTCGGGCTGTGCGGCCGAAGTGTCGCAGCGTATCGCCGAGGCAGTGTTCGCCGCCATGGTGCAGGCGCTGCCGGACAAGGTGACGGCGGCTCCCGCCGGCTCGAGCGGCAATTTCGCGCTCGGCGGCAACGACCCGGCACGCGGCCGCGACTACGTCATGTACCAGATCTCCGGCGGCGGCTATGGCGGCAATTCAGGCCATGACGGCCTGACCAATGGCTGCTCGACCATCGGCATTTCCAAGTCGCCTCCGGTCGAGATCATGGAACAGGCGTTTCCGGTGCTCTACCGCCACTATGCCTTGCGTGAAGGCTCGGGCGGCGCCGGCAAGCATCGCGGCGGTTTCGGCCTCGCCTATGAGGTCGAGATCCTGCGCGGCGACGCGCGCGCCTCCTTCGTCATGGATCACGGCCGTTTCGGCCCGCAAGGCGCGCTCGGCGGCAGCGACGGCGAGCCCAACACGGTAACCGTGTTCCGCAATGGCGAGGAACATGTGCCGCCGCATTTGTCCAAGGAGCAGGATATCCCGCTGAAGGCCGGTGACCGCGTGCGCGTCGGCACTCCGGGCGGTGGCGGCTATGGCGATCCATTCCAGCGCGACGCCGATCAGGTGCAACGCGATGTGGCGCTGGGATATTATACACCGAAGGAAGCCAGCCAAAAATTCGGCGTGGCGCTGTCGGCGAACGACCTTTCCGTTGACCGCAAGGCGACGGAAGCACAGCGCGCGGGCTAG
- a CDS encoding hydantoinase/oxoprolinase family protein, producing the protein MKENFSVQQPDSLGSVVAGIDVGGTFTDLLLIDGKDGGKVHIAKTPTTVDNQAFGVVSALGDTGFPIDGIDLIVHGTTTTTNAVLERRLAKTGMITTRGFRDVIELGRRTRPQAYGMTGTFVPVIPRNLRLEVSERVEASGTVRTPLDEAEMRAAVKALIDAGCESLVIHFLHSYANPLHERRAAEIAAELWPNGYITTGHALLSEAREFERGVTASVNASVQPILERYVERLRKELADKGYARDFLIMNGNGGMISARFVTRESAKTVMSGPASGVIAAAYTGKRAGFENLVTYDMGGTSTDVALIRNAEPAVSNEIEIEYAMPIHVPMVAVHTVGAGGGSIARVDAAGLIQIGPESAGANPGPICYGRGGLEPTITDANLVLGRLAPKKLLAVENPVTSERVTGIFADRIGKATGLSGVEAAGAVLRLGNMKMAGAIRMVSVSRGHDPRDFALFAFGGAGPLHATALARELGLPKVLVPARPGITNALGCVVADLRHDFVNTVNQPVAILDETQLHDLLERHRNEGEELIGKEAVKPETIRVTHSADMQFVGQTHIINVPLPSSSVTRQELQALFEKAYFARFKVELPEIRANLVNLNTSVTGVRPAIDLSRLIDPAGRAKTLDEARREIRPVWYSGRWHDTPVYVREKLPLDAIIEGPAILEQMDATTVLEPGDRARSDADGNIIIDIGEA; encoded by the coding sequence ATGAAAGAGAATTTTTCGGTGCAGCAGCCGGATTCCCTGGGCAGCGTGGTTGCCGGCATCGATGTCGGCGGAACCTTCACGGACCTACTTCTGATCGACGGCAAGGACGGCGGCAAGGTGCATATCGCCAAGACCCCGACCACGGTCGACAACCAGGCCTTCGGTGTGGTTTCGGCGCTCGGCGACACCGGCTTTCCGATCGACGGCATCGACCTCATCGTGCACGGCACGACCACCACCACCAACGCGGTGCTGGAACGCCGGCTGGCCAAGACCGGCATGATCACCACGCGCGGCTTTCGCGACGTGATCGAGCTTGGCCGGCGCACGCGGCCACAAGCCTATGGAATGACCGGCACCTTCGTGCCCGTCATTCCCCGCAATCTCAGGCTCGAAGTGTCGGAGCGCGTCGAGGCGTCGGGCACGGTGCGCACGCCGCTCGACGAGGCCGAGATGCGCGCGGCGGTGAAGGCGCTGATCGACGCCGGCTGCGAATCCCTGGTCATCCACTTCCTGCACTCCTACGCCAACCCTTTGCACGAGCGGCGCGCCGCCGAGATCGCCGCCGAGCTCTGGCCGAACGGCTACATCACCACGGGCCACGCGCTGCTGTCGGAGGCGCGCGAATTCGAGCGCGGCGTCACCGCCTCGGTCAACGCTTCCGTGCAGCCGATCCTCGAGCGCTATGTCGAGCGGCTGCGCAAGGAATTGGCGGACAAGGGCTATGCCCGCGACTTCCTGATCATGAACGGCAATGGCGGCATGATCTCGGCCCGCTTCGTCACACGTGAATCGGCCAAGACGGTGATGTCGGGCCCAGCCTCCGGCGTCATCGCCGCCGCCTATACGGGCAAGCGTGCCGGCTTCGAGAACCTCGTCACCTACGATATGGGCGGCACCTCGACCGACGTGGCGCTGATCCGCAACGCCGAGCCGGCGGTGTCGAACGAGATCGAGATCGAATATGCGATGCCCATCCATGTGCCGATGGTGGCCGTGCACACGGTCGGCGCCGGCGGCGGCTCGATCGCCCGCGTCGATGCGGCCGGCCTGATCCAGATCGGACCGGAAAGTGCCGGCGCCAATCCCGGCCCGATCTGCTACGGCCGCGGCGGCCTGGAGCCGACCATCACCGATGCCAATCTGGTGCTCGGCCGGCTGGCGCCGAAGAAGCTGCTGGCGGTCGAGAATCCGGTCACGTCAGAGCGTGTCACTGGCATCTTCGCGGACAGGATCGGCAAGGCCACCGGCCTCTCCGGCGTCGAGGCGGCGGGTGCGGTGCTCAGGCTCGGCAACATGAAGATGGCCGGCGCCATCCGCATGGTTTCGGTGTCGCGCGGCCATGACCCCCGCGATTTCGCGCTGTTCGCCTTCGGCGGCGCCGGGCCGCTGCATGCCACGGCATTGGCGCGCGAGCTCGGCCTGCCCAAGGTGCTGGTGCCGGCTCGGCCCGGCATCACCAACGCGCTCGGCTGCGTCGTCGCCGACCTGCGCCACGATTTCGTCAACACCGTCAACCAGCCGGTCGCCATTCTCGATGAAACCCAACTCCACGACCTATTGGAACGGCACCGAAACGAAGGCGAGGAGCTGATCGGCAAGGAAGCGGTGAAGCCGGAGACGATCCGGGTCACCCACTCCGCCGATATGCAGTTCGTCGGCCAGACCCATATCATCAACGTGCCCCTGCCATCCTCGTCGGTGACCCGGCAGGAATTGCAGGCGCTGTTCGAGAAAGCCTACTTTGCCCGCTTCAAGGTCGAGCTGCCGGAGATCCGCGCCAACCTTGTCAACCTCAACACCTCGGTCACCGGGGTGCGGCCGGCGATCGATCTGTCGCGCCTGATCGACCCGGCCGGACGGGCAAAAACGCTCGACGAGGCGCGGCGCGAGATCCGGCCGGTCTGGTACAGCGGCCGCTGGCACGACACGCCAGTCTACGTACGCGAAAAACTGCCGCTCGACGCCATCATCGAAGGGCCGGCGATCCTCGAACAGATGGATGCGACCACAGTGCTCGAACCCGGCGACCGCGCGCGCTCGGATGCCGACGGCAACATCATCATCGACATCGGCGAGGCCTGA